From the genome of Cytobacillus firmus, one region includes:
- a CDS encoding MBL fold metallo-hydrolase: MAKWKDGIAKLVIPTPFPVGDVNVYAVKGEKLTLVDAGPKTDEAWEALKSQLKELNLTPGDFEQVVLTHHHPDHAGLLDFFPDNLDVFGHPVNQRWLSRTDEFLKFHDEFYIKLFNEFGIPERYASFINKMKKTLRYSCNRTLTGELKEGSQPEGLNDWTVTETPGHAQSHIGLFREKDGVFLGGDHLLAHISPNPILEPPLPGNAERPKPQLQYNESLKKLRQLPISLFYSGHGEDITNVNGLISERLGRQHERAMKVKAWLESESLTVFEVCRRLFPKVYEKELSLTISETVAQLDYLHSIGEIYINKEEEAFLYSASKEVV; this comes from the coding sequence TATTGCAAAGCTTGTGATCCCGACACCTTTTCCTGTCGGCGACGTTAATGTATATGCAGTAAAAGGGGAAAAGCTGACTCTTGTCGATGCCGGGCCTAAAACGGATGAAGCATGGGAAGCTTTAAAATCCCAGCTTAAAGAGCTGAATTTAACTCCCGGTGATTTTGAACAGGTTGTTCTCACACATCATCATCCCGATCATGCCGGGCTGCTTGACTTTTTCCCGGACAATCTTGATGTGTTCGGGCACCCGGTTAACCAAAGGTGGCTGTCCCGTACTGACGAATTTCTAAAATTTCATGATGAGTTTTACATAAAACTGTTTAACGAATTTGGAATTCCTGAAAGGTATGCTTCCTTTATTAACAAAATGAAAAAGACTTTGCGCTATTCCTGCAATCGTACCCTGACAGGAGAGCTGAAGGAAGGCAGCCAGCCTGAAGGGCTTAACGATTGGACGGTAACGGAGACCCCCGGGCATGCACAGAGCCATATAGGTTTGTTCAGGGAGAAAGATGGTGTATTCCTTGGAGGAGATCATTTGCTTGCACACATTTCACCTAACCCTATCCTGGAGCCGCCGCTTCCCGGCAATGCGGAAAGACCGAAGCCGCAGCTTCAGTATAACGAGTCTCTGAAAAAACTGCGGCAGCTGCCGATATCCCTTTTTTATTCCGGACATGGAGAGGATATTACAAATGTGAATGGGTTAATAAGCGAAAGGCTTGGCCGCCAGCATGAGCGGGCAATGAAAGTAAAGGCATGGCTTGAGTCCGAATCGCTTACTGTTTTTGAGGTATGCCGCCGCCTTTTTCCGAAGGTTTATGAGAAGGAGCTTTCCCTGACCATTTCCGAAACAGTCGCACAGCTTGACTATTTGCATTCAATAGGAGAGATTTATATAAATAAAGAGGAGGAAGCATTCTTGTATTCCGCATCAAAAGAGGTGGTTTGA